One window of Triticum dicoccoides isolate Atlit2015 ecotype Zavitan chromosome 5A, WEW_v2.0, whole genome shotgun sequence genomic DNA carries:
- the LOC119297662 gene encoding transcription repressor OFP13-like — translation MGKKGALTSIFSRSSSLASDSSTAAVIPWPWPSCRDPQTDSFRAAEEPCATAAGGSRCGPVAARHRKLVGAPAEMYKTVNSVYIDPDDGESFSCLSAEEEETVVVEDDGFSTPEDEWSEAVIRSLSRTTSSTGRFFFDQGPATNSILSAAAASTTGSTPPEEENDKPAALSKNGKPGDGGKSLVVEESVAVPMDSADPYGDFLSSMEEMVAAHELRGWDALEELLVWYLRVNAKHHHPLIVSAFVDLLVRLTTSATASTSTTTMTMTSSSSTSSSSSGTSSTSTTSSSTSTSTGGDGVVVSATSATGQCDGGNEASASCSSSSSCAPRDDDEASRGED, via the coding sequence ATGGGCAAGAAAGGTGCCCTCACCTCCATCTTCTCCAGGTCCTCCAGCCTCGCTAGCGACTCGTCCACGGCGGCCGTGATACCCTGGCCGTGGCCATCCTGCCGGGACCCGCAGACCGACTCCTTCCGTGCCGCCGAGGAGCCCTGCGCCACGGCTGCTGGTGGCAGCAGGTGCGGCCCTGTCGCCGCGAGGCACCGCAAGCTGGTGGGTGCCCCCGCCGAGATGTACAAGACGGTCAACTCGGTCTACATCGACCCCGACGACGGCGAGTCATTCTCTTGCCTTAGCGCGGAGGAGGAGGAAACGGTTGTGGTGGAGGACGACGGCTTCTCGACGCCCGAGGATGAGTGGTCGGAGGCTGTGATCCGCAGCCTCAGCCGGACGACCTCGTCCACCGGTCGCTTCTTCTTCGACCAGGGGCCAGCGACCAACTCCATCCTGTCCGCGGCGGCGGCCTCGACAACCGGCAGTACACCACCGGAGGAGGAGAACGACAAGCCGGCGGCGCTGTCCAAGAACGGGAAGCCAGGAGATGGTGGCAAGTCGCTGGTGGTGGAGGAGAGCGTGGCGGTGCCAATGGACTCGGCGGACCCGTACGGCGACTTCCTGTCGTCCATGGAGGAGATGGTGGCCGCGCACGAGCTGCGCGGCTGGGacgcgctggaggagctgctggtaTGGTACCTGCGGGTGAACGCCAAGCACCACCACCCGCTCATCGTCAGCGCCTTCGTCGACCTGCTCGTCCGCCTCACCACCAGCGCCACGGCAAGCACCTCGACGACGACAATGACGATGACGTCGAGTAGTAGCACCAGCAGCTCGAGCAGCGGCACGAGCAGCACGAGTACTACTAGTAGCAGCACGAGCACGAGTACTGGTGGCGATGGTGTGGTTGTTAGTGCTACATCAGCAACGGGACAATGCGACGGCGGGAATGAAGCTTCTGCGTCTTGCTCGTCGTCTTCTTCGTGCGCCCCGCGTGACGACGACGAGGCCAGTCGTGGGGAAGACTAG